From the genome of Onthophagus taurus isolate NC chromosome 5, IU_Otau_3.0, whole genome shotgun sequence, one region includes:
- the LOC111415813 gene encoding large ribosomal subunit protein mL50: protein MAATLVRHALSKIGQLHKNVPWRSYATKAEKKKGLDRKVGPKIDSSAQSLATKGFLRSQKDYNPPNDLNQRLNTIITSVIGSVETTKKLDTQQKFVILNNCCEEFQHSVPNSLLHKIETVGDVYQFYGTPISTTTPLDKLKTMELPPNLHIQYEYHRYHPDTDTKFGGQTAYPRSSTIVTGLKYKDKYPGHVQNQTWPYNS from the exons ATGGCCGCAACACTCGTCAGACACGCACTGTCAAAAATTGGACAACTTcacaaaaat GTCCCGTGGCGGAGTTACGCGACGAAGGCCGAAAAAAAGAAGGGTTTAGACAGGAAGGTTGGACCGAAAATTGATTCATCGGCACAATCTTTAGCGACGAAAGG attCTTACGCTCGCAAAAAGATTATAACCCCCCAAACGACCTAAATCAACGATTAAACACCATCATTACTTCAGTGATTGGAAGCGtggaaacaacaaaaaaattggatACTCAACAAAAATTCGTTATTCTAAATAATTGTTGTGAAGAATTCCAACATAGCGTCCCAAATTCGTTATTACACAAAATAGAAACCGTCGGGGatgtttatcaattttatggCACCCCAATTTCTACAACAACCCCcttagataaattaaaaacgatgGAATTACCTCCTAATTTACACATACAATATGAATATCACCGATATCATCCAG atactGACACGAAATTCGGCGGGCAAACCGCTTATCCGAGGAGTTCAACCATCGTAACAGGATTgaaatataaagataaataccCGGGGCatgtacaaaatcaaacttgGCCTTATAATAgttaa